A DNA window from uncultured Methanoregula sp. contains the following coding sequences:
- a CDS encoding transcriptional regulator FilR1 domain-containing protein yields the protein MDPLEVYNDNSKLIQSIFSSRLKIQILLAVTMGPKQLSELRDVTGSTSQAIIPKIRSLERLSLIEQRDHGYHITPVGNILASKIGNFVMTIGELMKHREFWATHDIEGIPEPFLHQIGDLIGSELKFDTTDNMFHVYSHFLSILQQAEYIHGISSVMSPAIADVLSERVVAGIPVELVVSHKIVEGLMQEPFSSKLRQLKPYTNFRIWIVEEPLHLGITVTDKHLSLGLNKTVNNVYDSSADMFSSDPKAREWAEGIFRYYKDRSVLLEME from the coding sequence ATGGATCCTCTCGAAGTCTATAATGACAACAGCAAATTAATCCAATCCATCTTCTCCTCCCGGCTGAAGATCCAGATTCTGCTTGCCGTAACCATGGGGCCAAAACAACTGTCAGAGCTTCGGGATGTGACCGGCAGCACATCGCAGGCCATCATCCCCAAGATCCGGAGTCTCGAGCGCTTATCCCTTATCGAGCAGCGGGATCACGGGTACCATATCACCCCGGTGGGCAACATCCTTGCCAGCAAGATCGGGAATTTCGTCATGACAATCGGGGAGCTGATGAAGCACCGGGAATTCTGGGCAACCCACGATATCGAGGGGATACCCGAGCCGTTCCTTCACCAGATAGGAGATCTCATCGGTTCCGAATTAAAATTCGACACCACAGACAACATGTTTCATGTCTATTCGCATTTTCTTTCCATCCTGCAGCAGGCAGAGTACATCCACGGCATCTCGTCGGTGATGAGTCCCGCGATAGCCGATGTTCTCTCGGAGCGTGTCGTTGCCGGCATCCCGGTTGAACTTGTGGTGAGCCACAAGATTGTGGAGGGACTGATGCAGGAGCCGTTCTCAAGCAAACTCCGGCAGCTCAAACCCTATACCAATTTCCGGATCTGGATTGTCGAGGAGCCCCTGCATCTGGGCATCACCGTCACCGATAAGCACCTCTCGCTGGGGCTCAACAAGACGGTAAATAACGTGTATGACAGTTCTGCAGATATGTTCAGCAGCGATCCAAAGGCTCGGGAATGGGCTGAAGGAATATTCCGGTATTACAAGGACCGTTCAGTTCTTCTGGAAATGGAATAA
- a CDS encoding UbiA family prenyltransferase: MEVSTDEVVRERNYPFRFNEKTGNRIGDLYNFLIFSSLLLSFECVAMAFVSCIIQQVSWSAMTAIIPFLVAFSIYNLNRKTDEDEDAINRQDRFAFTKRYEKPLYYGGILALLLALAFSAMYGVLPLLATTAPFILGIMYSFRCLPAWTGYSRLKEIPAVKNIAVGISWAVICSLLPVYLSAGIPDFKTALVFVLFFMWGFMASLIPDMRDRIGDASAGVRTIPVIFGEEKAKTILSRVILLLGTPLIVLSLILSLPLFATALLVAANLYSHGCVYLLDQAHMRDFLADAISDGQYICFSLAILVLVPLYQVI, from the coding sequence ATGGAAGTATCTACCGACGAGGTTGTCCGGGAAAGGAACTATCCCTTCCGGTTCAATGAAAAAACAGGGAACAGAATTGGTGATCTCTACAATTTCCTCATATTCAGTTCTCTTTTGCTCTCCTTTGAATGCGTGGCAATGGCATTTGTTTCCTGTATCATCCAGCAGGTTTCCTGGAGTGCGATGACCGCAATCATACCATTCCTGGTGGCGTTCTCCATCTATAACCTCAACAGGAAAACGGACGAGGATGAAGATGCCATCAACCGGCAGGACCGGTTTGCATTCACCAAACGGTATGAAAAACCCCTGTATTATGGGGGGATTCTCGCACTTCTGCTTGCGCTGGCCTTCTCTGCCATGTACGGCGTTCTGCCGCTGCTCGCAACCACCGCACCATTCATCCTGGGGATCATGTACAGTTTCCGCTGTCTTCCGGCCTGGACCGGGTATTCCCGGTTAAAAGAGATCCCAGCTGTAAAAAATATCGCCGTCGGAATCTCCTGGGCAGTCATCTGTTCGCTCCTGCCGGTATATCTCAGTGCCGGCATACCGGATTTCAAAACAGCACTCGTCTTTGTGCTCTTCTTCATGTGGGGTTTCATGGCCTCGCTTATCCCGGACATGCGGGACCGGATCGGGGATGCCAGTGCCGGGGTGAGGACAATTCCGGTTATCTTTGGGGAAGAGAAGGCGAAGACTATCCTTTCCAGGGTAATCCTGCTCCTCGGCACACCCTTAATCGTTCTCAGCCTGATCCTCTCCCTGCCACTCTTCGCAACCGCTTTGCTGGTTGCAGCGAATCTGTACTCCCATGGCTGCGTTTATCTCCTGGATCAGGCCCATATGAGGGATTTCCTGGCCGATGCCATCTCGGACGGGCAGTACATCTGTTTTTCACTGGCAATCCTGGTCCTGGTGCCACTGTACCAGGTAATTTAA
- a CDS encoding alpha/beta hydrolase — protein MLTGLPEEGMKTAAVNGITLTYREIGSGYPLLLINGFASTMDTWNPSLLALLARHFRVLIFDNRGTGYSTASDRAFSITLFADDAAALMDACGIDCAHLLGLSMGASIAQELVISHPARVQKLILVAGTCGGTNGIRMGPEIWNRLSDKSGELPEIAHRMFSVLFPEDWLATHDPWKYCPEVHETTSVENAGRQAEAFFSWPGSFDRLPAIRCPVLVITGTDDVIIPPGNARILADRIPNAELAGFPGAGHGLQYQCPEQLGRTIIRYLVETR, from the coding sequence ATGCTGACAGGATTACCGGAAGAGGGGATGAAAACAGCCGCAGTGAACGGGATCACGCTCACGTACAGGGAGATCGGATCGGGGTATCCGCTTCTCCTCATCAACGGGTTTGCATCAACAATGGATACATGGAACCCATCTTTGCTCGCACTGCTTGCCCGCCACTTCCGCGTCCTCATCTTCGATAACCGGGGTACCGGGTATTCCACTGCATCGGACAGAGCGTTCTCCATCACCCTCTTTGCAGATGATGCGGCAGCCCTGATGGATGCCTGCGGGATCGACTGCGCCCATCTGCTCGGTCTCTCCATGGGTGCCTCCATTGCGCAGGAACTGGTCATCTCCCACCCGGCCCGGGTGCAGAAGCTCATCCTTGTTGCAGGAACCTGCGGAGGAACGAACGGCATCCGGATGGGGCCTGAGATCTGGAACCGGCTCTCGGACAAGAGCGGGGAGTTGCCGGAGATTGCACACCGGATGTTCTCCGTGCTCTTCCCGGAAGACTGGCTGGCAACCCATGACCCGTGGAAGTACTGCCCCGAAGTGCATGAGACAACCAGTGTTGAGAATGCCGGGCGGCAGGCGGAGGCATTCTTCTCATGGCCGGGGTCGTTCGACCGGCTGCCGGCGATCCGGTGCCCGGTATTGGTCATTACCGGCACCGACGACGTTATCATCCCTCCCGGTAACGCGCGGATTCTCGCTGACCGGATCCCAAACGCAGAACTGGCCGGGTTCCCGGGCGCAGGTCACGGGCTGCAGTACCAGTGTCCCGAACAGCTGGGCAGGACGATAATCAGGTACCTGGTTGAGACCCGGTAA
- a CDS encoding DUF6159 family protein has protein sequence MMEIIRHRLGWCPNAQTIRTAPAVFAPTAAMENPAQAGGGTEGSSRIDRGASVAIGSIKILFRNRKLLWFSLLSGLVMIFSLATTICLQILSGTNPFPGTGLTADPGTLLIAKGSILLVGLTLTTTLISSFLTFYLLAGLIAYASHLFSGRAITIREALFRAGSRMGSLAGWAVIGSLAGTALTLAMNNSPGNLALIAISLVIGVVFGVLTMFVIPAIILNGDGLFPAILKSVSLFRKIWGEIVICAGIFVAIVFVIMLIAVVPISLIGFSTGNPAMIGVAVILYLLVMIILLFVGSTIMGIATLGLYMYGTTDRLPGAFTDSENKRDESSALNPGS, from the coding sequence ATGATGGAAATTATCCGGCACCGGCTCGGCTGGTGCCCGAATGCACAGACAATAAGAACGGCCCCGGCAGTGTTCGCACCAACGGCTGCCATGGAAAATCCTGCACAGGCAGGAGGCGGAACCGAGGGATCAAGCCGGATTGACCGCGGAGCAAGTGTCGCAATAGGGAGTATAAAGATACTGTTCAGGAACAGGAAACTGCTCTGGTTCTCGCTCCTTTCGGGCCTTGTGATGATCTTCAGCCTTGCCACAACCATATGCCTCCAGATTCTCTCCGGAACCAATCCGTTTCCGGGAACCGGCCTCACAGCAGATCCCGGAACCCTCCTGATTGCCAAAGGATCGATTTTATTGGTCGGGCTGACATTGACCACTACGCTCATCAGTTCGTTTCTTACGTTCTATCTGCTGGCCGGACTGATCGCGTATGCATCACACCTCTTTTCCGGGAGAGCGATCACCATAAGGGAAGCCTTGTTCCGGGCCGGAAGCCGGATGGGATCCCTTGCAGGCTGGGCGGTTATCGGATCCCTTGCGGGAACGGCACTCACACTTGCTATGAATAATTCCCCGGGAAATCTCGCACTTATCGCCATCTCACTCGTGATCGGGGTCGTTTTCGGGGTTCTTACGATGTTTGTTATCCCGGCAATTATCCTGAACGGGGATGGCCTGTTTCCTGCGATCCTGAAGTCGGTATCACTGTTCCGGAAGATCTGGGGGGAAATTGTCATCTGCGCAGGTATTTTTGTCGCAATCGTGTTTGTGATAATGCTCATCGCGGTAGTCCCCATTTCCCTTATCGGTTTTTCTACCGGGAATCCTGCAATGATCGGTGTCGCGGTTATCCTGTACCTGCTGGTGATGATCATCCTGCTTTTCGTCGGTTCAACGATCATGGGCATCGCTACCCTCGGCCTCTATATGTACGGAACAACGGACCGGCTGCCGGGGGCGTTTACCGATAGCGAAAACAAGAGGGACGAATCCAGTGCTCTGAATCCCGGATCCTGA
- a CDS encoding SdpI family protein: MMKFTSSVWNAMGWCPMAAAAGHPLQGAPGNLQREDPAGDGGPVARRSARFMRLTWALVFLSWTVAFLILPYLPETVPIHWNLYGQADGFSSRFIGAFGLPVILSIITVLLLALPRFDSVQTSLAAFRENYAILILATVSLIFCIEIVTLMVALGLDLPVITIIPILMGLLFIALGSIMPNIGRNTLMGIRFPWTLKSDEVWKKTHEHGGPAFMAAGILTVLGSLVAGIWAIALMLVIILGVTVYISVWSYRYAKRVGRTI; this comes from the coding sequence ATGATGAAATTCACCAGTTCGGTCTGGAACGCCATGGGCTGGTGCCCGATGGCCGCTGCCGCAGGGCACCCACTGCAGGGAGCTCCCGGAAATCTCCAGCGGGAGGACCCAGCCGGAGACGGGGGGCCGGTTGCCCGGAGATCCGCCCGGTTCATGCGCCTCACCTGGGCACTTGTCTTCCTCTCCTGGACAGTCGCATTCCTGATCCTGCCTTATCTTCCGGAGACAGTACCGATCCACTGGAACCTGTACGGTCAGGCGGACGGATTCTCCAGCCGGTTCATCGGGGCTTTCGGACTACCGGTCATCCTCTCGATCATAACAGTTCTCCTCTTGGCACTCCCCCGGTTCGACTCGGTGCAGACCTCCCTTGCCGCATTCCGGGAGAACTATGCCATCCTGATCCTTGCAACCGTTTCCCTGATCTTCTGCATTGAGATCGTCACCCTGATGGTTGCACTGGGTCTCGACCTGCCGGTCATCACCATCATCCCGATACTGATGGGGTTGCTCTTCATAGCACTCGGCAGCATCATGCCGAACATCGGCAGGAACACCCTCATGGGAATCCGTTTCCCGTGGACACTGAAGAGCGACGAGGTCTGGAAGAAGACGCACGAGCACGGCGGTCCTGCGTTCATGGCTGCCGGTATCCTCACCGTGCTCGGGAGCCTTGTTGCCGGGATCTGGGCCATTGCCCTGATGCTGGTGATAATCCTGGGAGTCACCGTGTACATTTCAGTCTGGTCGTACCGGTATGCAAAGAGGGTTGGCAGGACAATCTAA
- a CDS encoding DUF1673 family protein, whose translation MPSQERYYLKDAILEQIQKLMGWCPNARMHQVCRTAPAEQTIISEPGGGGTPALSFGRMNRYRTRAFAFALCMTGVSISLFATATGDRLAMLATGLALAAILYCGDALRYRDLFRQVKEAGIVKERDWKEISIVRLLPVIGAAILLAFVGAVLLGLVPGLSMLAVNGFLAGFAAIGWLHLLTIITWEQQSGIPLYTDGKQIYRRAA comes from the coding sequence ATGCCTTCCCAAGAGAGATACTACCTCAAAGACGCCATCCTCGAACAGATCCAAAAACTCATGGGCTGGTGCCCGAACGCCCGTATGCACCAGGTCTGCAGGACCGCACCTGCCGAACAGACCATCATTTCGGAACCAGGCGGCGGGGGCACACCGGCCCTTTCATTTGGCCGTATGAACCGGTACCGCACCCGGGCATTCGCGTTCGCGCTCTGCATGACCGGTGTCAGCATCTCCCTCTTTGCCACAGCAACCGGGGACCGGCTTGCCATGCTTGCAACCGGCCTTGCCCTTGCCGCGATCCTGTACTGCGGCGATGCCCTCCGGTACCGCGATCTTTTCCGGCAGGTAAAGGAGGCCGGCATAGTGAAGGAAAGGGACTGGAAGGAGATCTCGATTGTCCGCCTCCTCCCGGTCATCGGCGCTGCAATCCTCCTTGCATTTGTGGGGGCGGTTCTTCTCGGCCTCGTCCCCGGCCTTTCAATGCTTGCAGTCAACGGGTTCCTGGCCGGGTTTGCCGCGATCGGCTGGCTCCACCTCCTGACAATCATTACATGGGAGCAGCAGTCGGGTATCCCGCTGTATACTGACGGGAAACAGATCTACCGGAGGGCGGCCTGA
- a CDS encoding dihydrofolate reductase family protein: protein MEPRVILHTATSLDGRITNFPANLELYYTLAGQYNPDAVLFGSSTILEAPTLEVPEEHRKMFIPRAGEPDPRPLMVVADSRGKITCWDTLRTWPYFRGFVVLCSESTPAPYTGQLRASGIPVIVTGADRVDIRQALQELHRQFLVTVVRADSGGTLNSVLLRTGLVSEVSVLIHPFLAGGTPEATMFDPHRAGLSGLQIPLRHLATETLRNGIVRVRYVPDPAPAGD from the coding sequence ATGGAACCCCGCGTTATTCTCCACACAGCAACCAGTCTCGACGGCCGGATAACGAACTTCCCTGCGAATCTCGAACTCTATTACACCCTTGCCGGGCAGTATAATCCCGATGCAGTCTTGTTTGGCAGTTCGACGATCCTTGAAGCCCCAACGCTTGAAGTCCCGGAAGAGCACCGGAAGATGTTCATTCCCCGGGCCGGGGAGCCGGATCCCCGCCCCCTGATGGTCGTTGCCGACAGCCGGGGGAAGATCACCTGCTGGGATACCCTGCGGACATGGCCGTATTTCCGGGGCTTTGTAGTTCTCTGCTCGGAATCGACGCCTGCTCCGTATACCGGGCAACTCAGGGCATCCGGTATTCCCGTGATTGTGACCGGCGCTGACCGGGTGGATATCAGGCAGGCCCTGCAGGAGCTTCACCGGCAGTTCCTTGTAACGGTAGTCCGGGCGGACAGCGGCGGGACGCTCAACAGTGTCCTCCTCAGGACCGGGCTTGTCAGCGAAGTGAGTGTCCTCATCCACCCGTTCCTTGCCGGGGGCACGCCGGAGGCCACGATGTTCGACCCGCACCGGGCCGGTCTTTCCGGCCTACAGATCCCGCTCCGGCACCTTGCTACCGAGACGCTCCGGAACGGGATTGTACGGGTACGATACGTTCCGGACCCGGCTCCTGCAGGGGACTGA
- a CDS encoding MFS transporter gives MERRTIRKVTLHILPFLFILYIIAFLDRVNFGYAALEMNSALSLSAEMFGLLSGLFFIGYLLFEIPSNIILQKIGARVWISRIMISWGIVVMVTAAATSATDLAILRFLLGIAEAGFFPGMILYITMWFREQELARAVALFMTALAVSNIIGAPVSTWILDTAGWLGIAGWRWLFIIEGIPAILLGIVTWFYLTDKPADARWLDDREKEWLTAELEKEREQRIRDGAHTRFRDVITDRKVWYLGLIYSLVTVGLYGLGFWMPLIIRSLNPAFSNFEIGLWMTIPFIAALVCMILWSRHSDRYGERCWHTALPPLVGGLALAGAGFVSSSNPILAFCLLVVATIGIYCFFSPFWTLPAVFLTGSAAAAGIAAVNSVGNIGGFVGPSLIGYIVAATGRTEGGLVVIGACLILCSILTLLIRGKQTR, from the coding sequence ATGGAGAGGCGCACTATCAGGAAAGTAACCCTGCACATCCTCCCGTTCCTGTTCATTCTCTATATCATAGCATTCCTTGACCGGGTAAATTTCGGTTATGCGGCACTGGAGATGAACAGCGCCCTCTCGCTTTCTGCGGAAATGTTCGGTCTTCTTTCCGGGCTCTTTTTCATCGGGTACCTGCTCTTCGAGATCCCAAGCAACATCATTCTCCAGAAGATAGGCGCGAGAGTCTGGATCTCCCGCATCATGATCAGCTGGGGAATTGTCGTCATGGTAACTGCGGCAGCAACAAGTGCAACCGATCTTGCCATTCTCCGGTTCCTGCTGGGAATCGCCGAGGCCGGTTTCTTCCCGGGGATGATCCTGTACATCACGATGTGGTTCCGGGAGCAAGAGCTTGCCCGGGCAGTCGCCCTTTTTATGACGGCACTTGCGGTCTCCAATATCATCGGCGCCCCGGTATCGACATGGATCCTGGACACAGCCGGGTGGCTGGGAATTGCCGGATGGCGCTGGCTCTTCATCATCGAAGGAATCCCGGCAATCCTCCTGGGAATTGTTACCTGGTTTTATCTGACTGACAAGCCTGCAGATGCCCGCTGGCTTGATGACAGGGAGAAAGAATGGCTCACTGCTGAGCTGGAAAAGGAACGGGAGCAGCGGATCAGGGACGGCGCACATACACGGTTCCGGGATGTTATCACTGACCGGAAAGTCTGGTACCTCGGGCTGATCTACAGCCTGGTGACGGTCGGCCTCTACGGGCTCGGGTTCTGGATGCCACTCATCATCCGGTCCCTTAACCCGGCCTTCTCCAATTTCGAGATCGGCCTCTGGATGACGATCCCGTTCATTGCGGCTCTTGTCTGCATGATCCTGTGGAGCCGGCACTCCGACCGGTATGGAGAGCGTTGCTGGCACACAGCTTTGCCTCCGCTTGTCGGCGGTCTGGCTCTTGCGGGAGCCGGGTTTGTTTCCTCATCAAACCCGATCCTTGCCTTTTGCCTCCTGGTCGTTGCCACTATCGGGATCTACTGCTTTTTTAGCCCGTTCTGGACACTGCCGGCCGTGTTTCTCACAGGATCGGCCGCTGCAGCCGGCATCGCGGCAGTAAATTCGGTAGGAAACATCGGGGGATTTGTCGGGCCGTCGCTCATCGGGTACATTGTTGCTGCAACCGGGAGAACTGAGGGCGGACTTGTCGTGATCGGGGCGTGCCTCATTCTCTGTAGTATCCTGACACTTCTCATTCGCGGGAAACAGACCAGGTAA
- a CDS encoding alpha/beta hydrolase: MIQESPEELLALIREHSPDPKKSVPLMREDLSAFYMEMQEEVTNEGAHQIGKVRISDTVSGYWITLPDADTGGAILFFHGGGFSLGSTRDHLGLCIRLARAAGVPVLSVDYRLAPEHPFPAAVEDAVAAYRYLIAEGYHPHRILPAGISAGGTLVLSLLLSIRDEGRPLPLAAVCMSPAVDLEFPGESVTKNRDRDWITPARLQAVQKTYLAGHDPHDPLASPAHATMKGLPRLYIQMGTHELLLSDIGKFVDRARWAGIPVQAEIWEGMFHSWQIFAGQVPEGREAIDQAGAFIRSILSR; this comes from the coding sequence ATGATCCAGGAATCGCCGGAAGAACTTCTTGCCCTCATCCGGGAGCATTCTCCCGATCCGAAAAAGTCCGTTCCCCTCATGAGGGAAGATCTTTCTGCATTCTATATGGAGATGCAGGAAGAGGTCACGAACGAGGGTGCGCACCAGATCGGCAAAGTCAGGATCTCGGATACTGTATCAGGTTACTGGATTACCCTGCCGGATGCCGACACGGGCGGGGCGATTCTCTTCTTCCACGGAGGCGGGTTCTCCCTTGGATCCACCCGGGACCACCTGGGACTCTGTATACGCCTTGCCCGGGCAGCAGGCGTGCCGGTCCTGTCCGTTGACTACCGGCTTGCCCCGGAACATCCCTTCCCTGCTGCTGTGGAGGATGCCGTTGCAGCGTACCGCTACCTGATAGCCGAAGGTTACCATCCCCACCGGATCCTTCCCGCGGGCATATCCGCCGGGGGAACCCTGGTCCTCTCCCTCCTTCTGTCCATCCGCGACGAAGGCCGCCCCCTCCCGCTTGCGGCCGTATGTATGTCTCCTGCAGTTGATCTGGAATTTCCGGGGGAATCGGTGACAAAGAACCGGGACCGGGACTGGATCACACCGGCCCGCCTCCAGGCTGTCCAGAAGACCTACCTGGCAGGTCACGATCCCCACGATCCCCTTGCATCCCCCGCCCACGCAACCATGAAGGGACTCCCGCGCCTCTATATCCAGATGGGCACCCACGAGCTCCTCCTCTCGGATATCGGGAAATTTGTTGACCGGGCCCGCTGGGCCGGCATCCCGGTCCAAGCCGAGATATGGGAAGGGATGTTCCACTCCTGGCAGATCTTTGCGGGCCAGGTTCCCGAAGGCAGAGAAGCCATTGATCAGGCAGGGGCGTTCATCCGGAGCATCCTGTCCCGGTGA
- a CDS encoding DUF6159 family protein codes for MFESIGRSFSLVKTSWSILMQDKKLLAFPVMSGIISLIVLATFLIPLFIAGSLETGVKGGSLEFYAGLFVFYVVSYFVVIFFNTALITCVNARLDGKVMSIGEAVSVSLRHFPAILAWALVSATIGILLHMLEERAGFVGQIAASLIGGAWGLVTFFVVPVLILEDKGVIDSVKESVSLIKKTWGESIVGAGSIMIIFLVIGIVAFLAVLGTMFLGNSTIFWAAVFLFIIFAIVLAVVASAMQGIFVTALYRYAKTGTVPSAFDKDQIQNAFAPKPGATTGFGGSGNI; via the coding sequence ATGTTTGAGAGTATTGGCAGGAGCTTCTCGCTCGTCAAAACGAGCTGGAGCATCCTGATGCAGGACAAGAAACTGCTCGCCTTCCCGGTCATGTCGGGTATAATCTCCCTCATTGTGCTTGCAACGTTCCTCATTCCCCTCTTCATTGCTGGGAGCCTTGAGACCGGTGTCAAGGGTGGATCGCTTGAATTCTATGCAGGGCTGTTCGTCTTCTACGTTGTCAGCTACTTTGTCGTGATATTCTTCAACACGGCGCTCATCACCTGCGTGAACGCCAGGCTCGATGGCAAAGTGATGAGTATCGGTGAGGCAGTGTCCGTCTCTCTGCGCCATTTCCCCGCTATCCTTGCCTGGGCGCTGGTCTCTGCAACGATCGGCATCCTGCTCCATATGCTCGAAGAGCGGGCCGGATTTGTTGGCCAGATTGCAGCCTCCCTGATCGGGGGAGCCTGGGGTCTTGTCACGTTCTTTGTCGTGCCGGTGCTCATCCTGGAGGATAAAGGTGTGATCGATTCTGTCAAGGAGTCCGTATCGCTCATCAAGAAGACCTGGGGCGAGAGCATTGTCGGGGCCGGCTCCATCATGATAATCTTCCTTGTCATCGGGATCGTCGCATTCCTCGCCGTCCTTGGCACCATGTTCCTTGGCAACTCCACAATCTTCTGGGCAGCCGTGTTCCTGTTCATCATCTTTGCCATCGTCCTTGCGGTGGTTGCATCCGCAATGCAGGGAATCTTTGTCACTGCCCTGTACCGGTATGCAAAGACCGGTACCGTCCCATCGGCATTCGACAAGGACCAGATCCAGAATGCCTTTGCCCCGAAGCCCGGTGCGACTACCGGCTTTGGCGGGTCGGGCAATATCTGA
- a CDS encoding TylF/MycF/NovP-related O-methyltransferase yields MSLLTKKRFYSAVDTVVPSRYLLKFRKFIFFEPTMGHDIANRGRLSHYGCAERKEFAKELKKIRAESDLLLEDIEAYHIHMAVQRTKKVPGDIAEVGVYRGGSAKIICLSKGDRPLHLFDTFEGLPKVDDIDMVWPFYEGKFAASFDGVKAYLSDNPNVHFYKGIFPATSGPVRDKTFSLVNLDVDCYESTRQCLEFFYPRMSPGGIIISHDYITAPGVKKAFDDFFEGKSEPVLETAGSQCLVVKV; encoded by the coding sequence ATGAGCCTGCTCACGAAGAAGCGTTTTTATTCAGCGGTCGATACTGTTGTCCCCAGCAGATATCTCCTCAAGTTTCGGAAATTCATCTTTTTTGAGCCAACCATGGGACACGATATCGCAAACCGGGGCCGGCTTTCTCACTATGGCTGCGCAGAGCGCAAGGAGTTTGCGAAGGAGCTCAAAAAGATCCGGGCTGAATCCGATCTCCTTCTCGAGGACATCGAGGCTTACCACATCCACATGGCAGTCCAGCGGACCAAAAAAGTGCCCGGTGATATTGCCGAAGTCGGGGTGTACCGGGGCGGTTCGGCAAAGATCATCTGCCTCTCGAAAGGCGATCGGCCCCTCCATCTCTTCGATACCTTCGAAGGCCTGCCCAAGGTTGACGATATCGATATGGTCTGGCCGTTCTACGAGGGCAAGTTCGCCGCATCCTTCGACGGGGTCAAGGCATACCTCAGCGACAACCCGAATGTCCATTTTTACAAGGGGATCTTCCCGGCAACCTCGGGGCCGGTCAGGGACAAGACCTTCTCGCTCGTCAATCTCGATGTGGACTGCTACGAGAGCACCCGGCAGTGCCTTGAGTTCTTCTATCCCAGGATGAGCCCCGGCGGGATCATCATATCCCACGACTACATCACGGCGCCCGGTGTCAAAAAGGCGTTCGATGATTTCTTCGAGGGAAAATCCGAGCCGGTACTGGAAACCGCGGGCTCCCAGTGCCTTGTCGTGAAAGTGTAA
- a CDS encoding MFS transporter, producing MVTDIYMPVLPAILPLLIASNGYSYLAAGLLVTAYNITSSFTQPAVGWLSDTRGLTISVSLSLLVSAVFIALMGVAQNYYLIMAFAILAALGHACFHPTALSRVSRLCTSENRGRITSYFVVGGNVGYAIGPVLAGALVWAFGLPGLLLLVIPAVVMVFILKIILPGGIAGADRHLPKPDVAPGDVPSKWPFVILMAASVLRAWAVFAAITFLPMYLVSQGYTLVMASAVMTLMLLAGVAGQMAGGHISDRIGRKEFMVLGLAGAVPFFYLFFVSSGIAAIACLLLFGFFLWSTFAVAVAMSHELLPQNVGLASGMMLGLAIGFGGLGVAVNGLIADHVSLAAALGTIPIPIVIAIILMALLPYPWKSLCRQKKGSDTR from the coding sequence ATGGTCACCGACATCTACATGCCGGTGCTGCCGGCAATCCTGCCGCTCCTGATTGCAAGCAACGGGTACTCCTACCTTGCCGCAGGACTGCTGGTCACGGCCTACAACATCACCTCCTCCTTCACCCAGCCGGCTGTCGGCTGGCTCTCGGACACCCGGGGCCTGACGATAAGCGTGAGCCTGAGCCTGCTCGTGAGCGCAGTCTTCATCGCCCTCATGGGCGTTGCGCAGAACTATTACCTGATCATGGCCTTTGCCATCCTTGCGGCTCTCGGGCATGCCTGTTTCCACCCTACCGCGCTCAGCCGGGTCAGCCGGTTGTGCACGAGCGAGAACCGGGGGCGGATCACGTCGTACTTTGTTGTTGGCGGAAATGTCGGGTACGCCATCGGCCCGGTCCTGGCCGGAGCCCTCGTCTGGGCGTTTGGCCTGCCGGGATTACTCCTCCTCGTCATCCCGGCAGTTGTCATGGTCTTTATCCTGAAGATCATCCTGCCAGGGGGCATTGCCGGGGCAGACCGCCATCTGCCAAAACCGGATGTGGCACCCGGGGATGTTCCTTCGAAATGGCCGTTTGTCATCCTGATGGCAGCCTCTGTTCTCCGGGCCTGGGCGGTTTTTGCCGCCATAACATTCCTCCCGATGTACCTGGTGTCGCAGGGCTACACCCTTGTCATGGCAAGCGCGGTCATGACCCTGATGCTCCTTGCCGGTGTTGCCGGCCAGATGGCCGGGGGACATATTTCCGATCGCATAGGGAGAAAAGAGTTCATGGTCCTTGGCCTTGCCGGTGCAGTCCCATTCTTCTATTTGTTCTTCGTGAGTTCCGGGATTGCTGCAATCGCCTGCCTCCTCCTCTTCGGGTTCTTCCTCTGGTCCACCTTTGCAGTCGCGGTTGCCATGTCGCATGAGCTCCTGCCCCAGAACGTGGGGCTTGCCTCTGGCATGATGCTCGGCCTTGCTATCGGCTTTGGGGGTCTCGGGGTTGCCGTCAACGGCCTGATCGCAGACCATGTCTCCCTGGCAGCAGCTCTTGGAACCATCCCGATCCCGATTGTGATCGCGATCATCCTGATGGCCCTGCTGCCCTATCCGTGGAAATCGCTCTGCAGGCAAAAAAAAGGGTCTGATACACGGTAA